A portion of the Streptomyces platensis genome contains these proteins:
- a CDS encoding sensor histidine kinase encodes MSAKVAGPAAAPAPLPDRAPPAPGSLFWLPALPRWWRPWGAIALDVLIAVACAPFDARFRTAFPEGDIRSLLPQGWAMWCTVVAALLLVLRRRFPVAVAAVITGGLLLGTGSVLATIVAYYSLARHTPRLRTVFIAAPTGLLLILGMAALHLRRYAPLHGTVFAETTVLIVFAGLIAVVLPVLAGLYPRTPRQPWWWEHRSAMLFDILLVLLFPLANPIALVSGLNGAQRDPLLLPAPVVVMVVMVQGVALLWRRRYPDALAAVSVLLIPLVLPSFSILPVSLYALAKYGASRRNLLLGSGAAAAILVVWTMVTTGFNAEAFVPYSIFLVVPSVVVPVLFGMYRGAKRSLMVTLQDRADRLEREQHLLASQARMEERTRIAREMHDVVSHRVSLMVVHAGALEAGAGGTGVASDTGKLIGDMGRQALNELRQVLGVLRLDDGDQQVPLSPQPTPDDIATLVEESRAAGMQIAFDVIGEPPAVDSTVQPTLYRVIQEGLTNAHKHAGKVAARVEVRYGKDAVRVIVENEAPDGPVLTLLPSGGHGLVGLGERVTVLGGTFEAGPLESGGFRITATVPLR; translated from the coding sequence ATGTCCGCCAAGGTTGCCGGCCCCGCCGCCGCGCCCGCTCCCCTGCCGGACCGGGCGCCGCCCGCTCCGGGCTCACTGTTCTGGCTTCCTGCGCTTCCCCGGTGGTGGCGGCCGTGGGGCGCGATCGCCCTGGACGTGCTGATAGCCGTGGCCTGTGCGCCGTTCGACGCACGCTTCCGCACGGCCTTCCCCGAGGGGGACATACGGAGCCTGCTGCCCCAGGGCTGGGCGATGTGGTGCACGGTCGTGGCCGCTCTGCTGCTGGTGCTGCGGCGCCGCTTCCCCGTGGCGGTCGCCGCGGTCATCACCGGCGGCCTCCTCCTGGGCACCGGCTCCGTCCTGGCCACCATCGTGGCGTACTACTCGCTGGCCCGGCACACCCCGCGGCTGCGAACGGTGTTCATCGCCGCGCCGACGGGCTTGTTGCTCATTCTGGGCATGGCCGCGTTGCATCTGCGGCGGTACGCCCCGCTTCACGGGACGGTCTTCGCCGAGACGACGGTGCTCATCGTGTTCGCCGGTCTGATCGCGGTGGTGCTGCCCGTCCTCGCCGGCCTCTACCCGCGCACTCCGCGGCAGCCTTGGTGGTGGGAGCACCGGAGCGCGATGCTGTTCGACATCCTGCTCGTGCTGCTCTTCCCGCTGGCGAACCCGATCGCGCTGGTCAGCGGCCTGAACGGCGCGCAGCGGGATCCCCTGCTGCTGCCGGCTCCGGTGGTCGTCATGGTCGTGATGGTGCAGGGGGTGGCGCTGCTCTGGCGGCGGCGGTATCCGGACGCGCTCGCCGCTGTCTCGGTGCTCCTCATCCCGCTCGTCCTGCCGTCCTTCAGCATCCTCCCCGTCAGTCTCTACGCGCTGGCGAAGTACGGGGCGTCGCGGCGCAATCTCCTCCTCGGCTCCGGCGCGGCGGCCGCGATCCTCGTCGTGTGGACCATGGTCACCACGGGCTTCAATGCCGAGGCGTTCGTGCCCTACTCGATCTTCCTCGTGGTGCCCTCCGTGGTGGTGCCGGTGCTGTTCGGTATGTACCGGGGGGCCAAGCGGAGCCTGATGGTGACCCTCCAGGACCGGGCGGACCGGCTGGAGCGAGAGCAGCATCTCCTGGCATCGCAGGCCCGGATGGAAGAGCGCACCCGCATCGCCCGGGAAATGCACGATGTGGTCTCCCACCGGGTGAGCCTGATGGTGGTCCACGCCGGGGCGCTGGAGGCGGGGGCCGGCGGCACCGGGGTGGCCTCCGACACCGGCAAGCTGATCGGGGACATGGGCCGGCAGGCACTGAACGAGCTGCGGCAGGTGCTCGGGGTGCTGCGCCTGGACGACGGGGACCAACAGGTTCCGCTCTCCCCGCAGCCGACGCCGGACGACATCGCGACCCTCGTGGAGGAGTCACGGGCCGCCGGGATGCAGATCGCCTTCGACGTCATCGGCGAACCGCCGGCTGTGGACTCCACGGTCCAGCCCACCCTGTATCGGGTGATCCAGGAAGGGCTGACCAATGCCCACAAGCATGCGGGCAAGGTAGCGGCGCGGGTGGAGGTGCGGTACGGGAAGGACGCGGTGCGGGTGATCGTGGAGAACGAGGCCCCGGACGGCCCGGTACTCACCCTGCTCCCGAGCGGAGGCCACGGCCTGGTGGGCCTGGGCGAGCGGGTCACCGTCCTCGGCGGCACCTTCGAGGCCGGCCCACTGGAATCCGGCGGCTTCCGGATCACCGCCACGGTTCCCCTCCGGTGA
- a CDS encoding peptidase inhibitor family I36 protein, which yields MRRLHSLAIAAAALATAFAGAPLAHATAAAPTGLAAFSCSSGYFCIYSDWNGGGTRCQWSQASKANTADDCSFIQRGQNVRSVWNNTGHRVQYYTQTNYHARVGSTPSHAGGNLQGNYQIRSFKPQ from the coding sequence ATGCGTCGTCTTCACTCGCTCGCCATCGCCGCAGCCGCCCTGGCCACCGCCTTCGCCGGCGCACCGCTCGCCCACGCGACCGCCGCCGCACCTACCGGCCTGGCCGCCTTCAGCTGCTCCTCCGGGTACTTCTGCATCTACAGCGACTGGAACGGTGGCGGAACCCGCTGCCAGTGGTCGCAAGCCAGCAAGGCGAACACGGCCGACGACTGTTCCTTCATCCAGCGGGGACAGAATGTGCGCTCCGTATGGAACAACACCGGACACCGTGTGCAGTACTACACGCAGACCAACTACCACGCACGCGTCGGCTCCACGCCCTCCCACGCCGGCGGCAACTTGCAGGGCAACTACCAAATCCGTTCCTTCAAGCCGCAGTAG